One genomic region from Nostoc sp. C052 encodes:
- the pstB gene encoding phosphate ABC transporter ATP-binding protein PstB, giving the protein MLNNLTVNDTSKVNDTQTVLRTENLNVYYGKFLALKNIWLNIPKNQVTAFIGPSGCGKSTLLRCYNRLNDLIESFRAEGKVYFYDQNLYAPEVDAVEVRRRIGMVFQKANPFPKSIYDNVAFGARVCGYKDNMDELVERSLRRSALWDEVKDKLRQSGLALSGGQQQRLCIARAIAGQPEVILMDEPCSSLDPLSTLRVEELIQELKEQYTIVIVTHNMQQAARVSDKTAFFNVSVAEKGDRTGYLVEYDSTQVIFNNPKQKDTKDYVSGRFG; this is encoded by the coding sequence ATGCTAAACAATTTGACAGTTAATGATACTAGTAAAGTAAATGATACTCAAACCGTTTTACGCACAGAAAACCTCAACGTTTATTACGGGAAGTTCCTAGCGTTGAAGAATATTTGGCTAAATATTCCCAAAAATCAGGTTACAGCTTTTATCGGCCCTTCTGGTTGTGGTAAAAGTACATTACTGCGATGCTATAACCGTCTCAACGACCTGATTGAGTCATTTCGAGCCGAAGGTAAAGTTTATTTTTACGATCAAAATTTGTATGCACCGGAAGTTGATGCTGTAGAGGTGCGTCGTCGGATTGGGATGGTGTTTCAAAAAGCAAACCCGTTTCCCAAATCAATTTATGACAATGTTGCTTTTGGAGCCAGAGTTTGCGGCTACAAAGATAACATGGATGAATTGGTAGAACGGAGTCTACGCCGTTCGGCTTTGTGGGATGAAGTCAAAGACAAACTGCGACAAAGTGGTTTAGCCTTATCTGGTGGTCAACAACAACGGTTGTGTATTGCGCGAGCGATCGCTGGGCAACCAGAAGTTATACTTATGGATGAACCTTGTTCCTCGCTCGATCCCCTATCCACTTTGCGGGTTGAAGAACTGATTCAGGAACTCAAAGAGCAATATACTATCGTCATTGTTACTCACAATATGCAACAAGCGGCACGAGTATCTGATAAAACAGCTTTTTTCAACGTTAGTGTTGCAGAAAAAGGCGATCGCACTGGCTACTTAGTAGAATATGACTCAACACAAGTTATTTTCAATAACCCTAAGCAGAAAGATACAAAAGATTACGTCAGCGGTAGATTTGGTTAA
- a CDS encoding transposase, translating to MTQQSSPAQEISTLLQSIDPEQIADKGVRQTVEVLLNLIEQLNAKIKDLVAENQKLRDENNRLLGEKGKPNIKSNKTEGFQKDHSSEKERKIPKEHKKRSKNETIKIDREEIVIYPQEQLPADAQFKGYEEVIVQNISLKTDNVLFRKQKYYSPQTGKTYLAPLPTGYDGEFGPGIKALVVSLYYGGNMTQGKLLEFLSDIGISMSAGYLSNLLIKNQEEFETEYQTVYTEGLASSPWQHFDQTGARVGGINHTTNVICNPLYTIYQTTRNKNRLSVLKVLQNTRELEFILSELTYELLDTFNLPNKWINKLKLLPQQIVFTETEFNALVDEYLIKLGSQHRTRIHEAAAIAFYHQQSNTPVIKTLLCDDAPQFKLITNDLALCWIHEGRHYKKLSPFVACHRQILDDFLEKFWFYYRRLLAYRDSPNQEKAHELRLEFWTLFTEITGYEHLDERKRLTAAKAQQLLVVLEHPELPLHNNPAELAARTMVQRRNISYATQTPQGTKAWDIFMSLVDTTRKLGISFFEYMRDRISRIGNIPSLATIIREKSSFNLFGGSWMPE from the coding sequence ATGACGCAACAATCATCACCAGCTCAAGAAATCTCCACATTACTGCAATCAATCGACCCAGAACAGATTGCAGACAAAGGTGTGCGTCAAACGGTAGAAGTATTATTAAACCTGATAGAACAGCTAAATGCAAAAATTAAAGATTTAGTTGCAGAAAACCAGAAACTGCGGGACGAAAACAACCGTCTCTTGGGTGAAAAAGGAAAACCAAACATCAAAAGTAATAAAACCGAGGGTTTTCAAAAAGACCACTCATCAGAAAAAGAGCGGAAAATCCCCAAAGAACATAAAAAGAGAAGTAAAAACGAGACAATCAAGATAGACCGAGAAGAGATTGTAATTTACCCACAAGAACAATTACCAGCAGATGCCCAATTTAAGGGTTATGAGGAAGTAATAGTCCAAAACATCTCACTGAAAACAGATAACGTACTATTCCGTAAGCAAAAATACTACTCACCCCAAACAGGAAAAACTTATTTAGCACCGCTACCAACAGGTTATGACGGAGAATTTGGTCCAGGAATAAAAGCGTTGGTTGTGAGTCTGTATTATGGTGGAAATATGACTCAAGGAAAACTTCTGGAGTTTTTGTCAGATATTGGCATCTCAATGAGTGCAGGATATCTATCAAATTTACTAATTAAAAATCAAGAAGAATTTGAAACTGAGTATCAAACCGTATATACAGAAGGACTAGCAAGTAGCCCTTGGCAACATTTCGACCAAACAGGAGCGCGTGTTGGTGGAATTAACCATACAACGAATGTAATTTGTAACCCGTTATATACAATCTATCAAACGACACGAAACAAAAACCGTTTGAGCGTATTAAAGGTATTGCAAAACACCAGAGAATTAGAGTTTATCCTTTCGGAATTGACCTACGAACTATTAGATACTTTCAACTTACCAAATAAGTGGATAAATAAACTCAAGTTATTGCCCCAGCAGATAGTTTTTACGGAAACTGAGTTTAATGCGTTAGTTGATGAATATTTGATTAAATTAGGCTCTCAACATCGTACCCGTATCCACGAAGCCGCAGCGATTGCTTTTTATCATCAGCAATCGAATACTCCTGTAATCAAAACCTTACTATGTGACGATGCTCCACAGTTCAAGTTAATTACCAATGATTTGGCTCTTTGTTGGATACATGAAGGTAGACATTATAAAAAGTTAAGTCCATTTGTTGCTTGCCACCGGCAGATTTTAGATGACTTTTTGGAGAAATTCTGGTTCTATTACCGAAGACTACTTGCTTATCGAGACTCACCAAACCAAGAAAAGGCTCACGAACTCAGACTTGAATTTTGGACGCTTTTTACAGAAATTACTGGTTACGAGCATTTGGATGAGCGAAAACGATTAACTGCTGCTAAAGCCCAACAGCTGCTTGTTGTTTTGGAGCATCCCGAATTGCCATTACACAACAATCCTGCCGAGTTGGCTGCTAGGACTATGGTGCAGCGACGCAATATTAGCTATGCTACTCAAACTCCACAAGGTACAAAAGCGTGGGATATTTTTATGTCCCTTGTTGACACTACCCGTAAATTGGGTATCAGCTTTTTTGAATATATGCGTGACCGGATTTCTCGAATTGGAAATATTCCGTCTTTAGCAACCATTATTCGGGAGAAATCTTCTTTTAATCTATTTGGTGGGTCGTGGATGCCAGAATAA
- the glgX gene encoding glycogen debranching protein GlgX: MLPDILPGQPFPIGATVTPNGINFSVFSKSCTGLELLLFDEPNSPQPSRVIQLHKKHNKTFYYWHILVSNIGAGQVYAYRADGLYAPVQGLRFDSSKVLLDPYARAVVGWDNYSREAASCFGKDNCAQALRAVVAPDPKTYDWEGDLPLRIPYATTVIYELHIDGFTRHLSSGVSPEKRGKYAGLIEKIPYLQELGITAVELLPIHQFDPNDARPSHKNYWGYSTISFFAPHSDYSSRSDRLDPINEFRDLVKALHRVGIEVILDVVFNHTAEGSQDGPTLSFKGLDNQAYYLLEPNQAEYSNYSGCGNTLKANHPMVTRMILDSLYYWVAEMHVDGFRFDLASVLSRSKLGQPFADSPVLWAIETDPVLAGTKVIAEAWDAAGLYQVGSFLEGNSDRFAEWNGPYRDDVRRFVKSDRGIVSRLAACVMGSPDIYLRPDYEPNHSINFITCHDGFTLNDLVSYNYKYNEANGENNSDGTNDNNSWNCGVEGVTDDPEIEVLRLRQIKNFFTILLCSQGTPMLLMGDEIRRSQKGNNNGYCQDNELSWFDWSNIEKHQDLLRFVGGLIHFIQSLRIFRQKKLLSVTHGSRKPHIIWHGTKLKQPDWGNDSRSLAFTLRHPKFNEHLHIILNAYWQPLTFELPLLSSEEGWHRIVDTALPSPQDFSDLKTATLITSPEYLAQGRSVVMLMAR, encoded by the coding sequence ATGCTTCCTGATATTTTGCCAGGTCAACCTTTTCCAATTGGCGCTACAGTTACCCCTAATGGTATCAATTTTTCGGTATTCTCTAAAAGCTGTACTGGACTGGAATTATTGCTCTTTGATGAGCCAAATTCACCCCAACCCAGCCGTGTAATTCAGCTACACAAAAAGCATAATAAAACCTTCTACTATTGGCATATCTTAGTATCAAATATTGGTGCTGGGCAGGTTTACGCTTATCGGGCGGATGGACTTTATGCGCCAGTTCAAGGACTAAGGTTTGATAGCAGTAAGGTACTACTTGACCCCTATGCGCGAGCGGTAGTAGGTTGGGATAATTATAGTCGTGAAGCTGCTAGCTGTTTTGGTAAGGATAATTGCGCCCAAGCACTACGGGCGGTGGTAGCACCTGATCCCAAAACCTACGACTGGGAGGGGGATCTTCCCCTACGGATTCCTTATGCGACAACAGTCATTTATGAACTGCACATAGATGGTTTTACTCGTCATCTATCTTCTGGTGTGTCTCCCGAAAAACGCGGTAAGTATGCAGGACTGATTGAGAAAATTCCTTATTTGCAGGAATTAGGAATAACCGCAGTTGAATTATTACCGATTCATCAGTTTGATCCTAATGATGCACGTCCTAGTCACAAGAACTACTGGGGCTACAGTACGATCAGCTTCTTTGCCCCCCACAGCGATTATAGTTCCCGTAGCGATCGCCTAGATCCCATAAATGAATTTCGTGATTTGGTCAAAGCCCTTCACCGCGTTGGGATTGAGGTAATTTTAGATGTTGTCTTTAACCACACGGCTGAAGGTAGTCAAGATGGGCCAACATTATCATTCAAGGGATTAGACAACCAGGCTTACTACCTTTTGGAACCAAACCAAGCTGAATATAGTAATTACAGTGGTTGCGGTAATACTTTGAAAGCGAATCATCCGATGGTTACGCGGATGATTTTAGATAGTTTGTACTATTGGGTCGCAGAAATGCACGTAGACGGTTTCCGCTTTGATTTAGCATCTGTCCTATCTCGGAGCAAATTAGGTCAACCCTTTGCCGATTCACCTGTTCTCTGGGCGATAGAAACAGACCCAGTTTTGGCGGGAACCAAGGTAATTGCTGAAGCTTGGGACGCGGCTGGACTATACCAAGTAGGAAGCTTTTTAGAAGGGAACAGCGATCGCTTTGCAGAATGGAATGGCCCCTACCGCGACGATGTGCGCCGTTTTGTGAAAAGCGATCGCGGTATTGTAAGTCGGTTAGCCGCTTGTGTCATGGGTAGCCCAGATATTTACTTACGACCAGACTACGAACCGAATCATAGTATTAACTTTATTACCTGTCACGATGGTTTCACCTTAAATGATTTAGTTTCTTACAACTACAAATACAACGAAGCCAATGGGGAAAATAACAGTGACGGCACAAACGACAATAATAGTTGGAATTGTGGCGTAGAGGGGGTTACGGACGATCCAGAAATTGAAGTACTGCGCTTGCGACAAATCAAAAACTTCTTTACCATCCTTTTGTGTTCCCAAGGAACGCCGATGTTGCTCATGGGAGATGAAATTAGGCGATCGCAAAAGGGAAATAACAATGGTTACTGCCAAGACAATGAACTGAGTTGGTTTGACTGGAGCAATATCGAAAAACACCAGGATTTATTGCGCTTCGTTGGAGGACTGATTCACTTCATCCAATCTTTAAGAATCTTTCGGCAAAAAAAACTTCTCAGTGTGACTCATGGCTCTCGTAAGCCACACATCATCTGGCATGGCACGAAACTAAAGCAGCCTGATTGGGGGAATGATTCTCGTAGTCTGGCATTCACGCTCCGTCACCCAAAATTTAATGAGCATTTACATATTATCCTCAATGCTTATTGGCAGCCGTTGACATTTGAACTACCACTTTTGAGTAGTGAAGAAGGCTGGCACCGAATTGTAGATACTGCTTTACCATCTCCTCAAGATTTCTCCGATTTGAAAACTGCAACCTTAATTACATCTCCAGAATATCTTGCCCAGGGGCGGTCAGTGGTGATGCTGATGGCACGTTAG
- a CDS encoding glycogen/starch/alpha-glucan phosphorylase has protein sequence MTTFQKPPILQNLQFEDDRTGLSIETLKRALADNLFYIQGKFPAAATPNDYYMALAYTVRDRILQRWFNTTEIYTKKGVKVVCYLSAEFLLGPHLSNNLINLGIYDQVRQAVEDSGLDFVQLREIEEEPGLGNGGLGRLAACYMDSLSTLEIPAIGYGIRYEFGIFDQEIRDGWQVEITDKWLRLGNPWEIPRPEETIDVKFGGYTEAYNDEKGHYRVRWIPHNVVKGVPYDTPILGYQVNTANTLRLWKAEAPESFEFQAFNVGDYYGAVNKKVVSENITKVLYPNDELIQGKELRLEQQYFFVSCSLQDMIRLHLRKEESLNNFHQSYAVQLNDTHPSIGVAELMRLLVDEHQLDWDQAWQITQNTFGYTNHTLLPEALEKWSLSLFNSLLPRHLQIIYEINQRFLGQVRAKYPDDSDRLARLSLIDESGQKYVRMANLASVGSHAINGVAALHTELLKRDVLRDFYEFSPEKFSNKTNGVTPRRWIVVSNPQLTNLISRKIGTNWINHLDDLKQLEAFVEDADFRREWRQIKQDIKGKLAEYIQITNGIQVNPESLFDIQVKRLHEYKRQHLNVLYIITLYNRIKHDPSIEITPRTFIFGGKAAPGYFIAKLIIKLISSVGDVVNNDPDVRDRLKVIFLPDYNVRLGQRVYPAADLSEQISTAGKEASGTGNMKFAMNGALTIGTLDGANIEIREEVGDENFFLFGLTTEEVYGLKSKGYNPWDYYNNNPQLKEAIDLINSGFFSHGDTNLFRPLVDSLLHQDQYMLFADYQSYLDTQDKVNQAYRDPEHWTRMSILNTARMGKFSSDRAIQEYSQEIWNTVPVKIELAEYVQAKAGLKV, from the coding sequence ATGACGACATTTCAGAAACCTCCAATACTGCAAAATTTGCAATTTGAAGATGATCGCACAGGGTTAAGTATAGAAACCCTCAAACGGGCGCTTGCTGATAATCTTTTTTACATTCAGGGTAAGTTTCCGGCTGCGGCCACGCCCAATGATTATTACATGGCTTTGGCTTACACAGTACGCGATCGCATTTTACAACGCTGGTTCAACACCACCGAAATCTATACGAAAAAAGGTGTGAAAGTTGTCTGTTATCTATCAGCAGAATTCCTCTTGGGGCCGCACTTGAGTAACAACTTAATCAACTTGGGAATTTATGACCAAGTGCGCCAAGCAGTTGAGGACTCTGGGTTAGACTTTGTACAATTGCGCGAAATTGAAGAGGAACCAGGCTTAGGGAATGGTGGGTTAGGTCGTCTCGCCGCCTGTTATATGGACTCACTTTCGACTTTAGAAATCCCTGCCATTGGCTATGGAATTCGCTACGAATTTGGGATCTTTGACCAAGAAATTCGGGATGGTTGGCAAGTTGAAATCACTGATAAATGGCTGCGTTTAGGCAATCCTTGGGAAATTCCTCGTCCAGAGGAAACCATAGATGTCAAGTTCGGCGGTTACACTGAAGCCTATAACGATGAAAAGGGTCACTATCGGGTACGTTGGATTCCCCATAATGTTGTTAAAGGTGTTCCCTATGATACACCCATACTCGGTTATCAAGTCAACACCGCCAATACCTTACGTTTGTGGAAAGCTGAAGCTCCTGAATCCTTTGAATTTCAGGCTTTTAACGTCGGGGACTACTACGGTGCAGTGAATAAAAAGGTGGTTTCAGAAAATATTACCAAAGTTCTCTATCCTAATGATGAGTTAATTCAAGGTAAGGAACTGCGCTTAGAACAACAATATTTTTTCGTGTCTTGTTCTCTGCAAGATATGATCCGTCTTCACTTACGAAAAGAAGAGAGCTTAAATAACTTTCACCAGTCTTATGCTGTGCAACTCAATGACACTCACCCATCCATCGGTGTTGCTGAATTGATGCGGTTGTTGGTGGATGAACATCAGCTAGATTGGGATCAGGCTTGGCAAATCACCCAAAACACCTTCGGCTATACTAACCATACTCTGTTGCCAGAAGCTTTAGAAAAGTGGTCTTTAAGCTTATTTAATAGCTTACTGCCCAGGCATTTACAAATTATTTATGAAATCAATCAGCGTTTTCTTGGTCAAGTTCGCGCTAAATATCCTGATGATAGCGATCGCCTAGCGCGGCTATCATTGATTGATGAGAGTGGTCAAAAGTATGTCCGCATGGCAAATCTAGCAAGTGTTGGCTCTCATGCAATTAATGGTGTCGCCGCCTTACATACAGAGTTACTCAAGCGTGATGTTCTCCGTGATTTTTACGAATTTTCGCCTGAGAAGTTTAGCAACAAAACCAATGGTGTCACACCACGCCGTTGGATAGTGGTAAGTAATCCCCAACTGACTAACTTAATCAGTCGCAAAATTGGGACAAATTGGATTAATCACTTAGACGATCTTAAGCAACTCGAAGCCTTTGTTGAAGATGCTGATTTTCGTCGAGAATGGCGACAGATTAAACAAGATATTAAGGGCAAATTAGCAGAATATATTCAGATAACCAATGGTATTCAAGTTAATCCCGAATCGTTGTTTGATATTCAGGTGAAGCGATTGCATGAGTATAAGCGGCAACATCTGAATGTGCTGTATATCATCACACTCTACAACCGCATCAAGCATGATCCCAGCATTGAAATTACACCTCGCACATTTATTTTTGGTGGTAAAGCTGCTCCTGGCTACTTCATTGCGAAACTGATTATTAAATTAATCAGCTCTGTTGGTGATGTTGTGAATAACGACCCTGATGTGCGCGATCGCTTGAAAGTAATATTCTTACCAGATTATAATGTGAGGCTTGGTCAACGAGTTTATCCAGCCGCCGACCTTTCCGAACAAATCTCCACTGCTGGTAAAGAAGCTTCTGGTACTGGCAATATGAAATTTGCCATGAATGGGGCGTTGACTATTGGTACCCTTGATGGCGCTAATATCGAAATCCGTGAAGAAGTGGGAGATGAAAACTTCTTTTTGTTTGGATTGACAACTGAAGAAGTCTATGGTTTAAAATCCAAAGGTTATAACCCTTGGGATTATTACAATAACAATCCTCAATTGAAAGAAGCGATCGATCTGATCAATTCAGGATTTTTCTCTCATGGTGATACTAATTTATTCCGTCCATTAGTAGACTCGCTATTACATCAAGACCAGTATATGCTGTTTGCAGATTACCAGTCTTATCTTGACACTCAAGACAAGGTAAATCAGGCTTACCGTGACCCGGAACACTGGACGCGGATGTCAATTCTCAATACAGCACGGATGGGTAAATTTTCTTCTGACCGAGCCATTCAAGAATATTCTCAAGAAATCTGGAATACGGTACCAGTGAAGATTGAACTAGCAGAATATGTTCAAGCCAAGGCTGGTTTAAAAGTGTAG
- a CDS encoding DUF1816 domain-containing protein, translating to MHPNLADLFVVRSLEGVRWRSLPQGRTNILLAVIFLSFVPVMNLFQSNQLEFAWWVEINTNIPRCIYYFGPFDSEKEAQLYKGGYVEDLYQEEARDIVALVKQCQPDVLTIFQEKLEVLSGT from the coding sequence ATGCATCCCAATTTGGCAGATTTATTTGTAGTGCGATCGCTAGAGGGTGTCCGTTGGCGCAGCCTCCCGCAGGGAAGGACAAACATCTTGCTTGCTGTCATTTTTTTATCATTTGTACCTGTAATGAATTTATTTCAATCTAATCAGTTAGAGTTTGCTTGGTGGGTAGAAATTAACACCAATATTCCGCGCTGTATTTATTACTTTGGCCCTTTTGATAGTGAAAAAGAGGCACAACTTTATAAAGGTGGCTACGTTGAAGACTTATATCAGGAAGAAGCCAGGGATATCGTTGCACTAGTCAAACAATGTCAGCCTGATGTCCTGACGATTTTTCAGGAGAAACTAGAAGTCTTATCAGGCACTTAG
- a CDS encoding phosphoketolase: MTISPSKPKVSVVENGKSATLNTEELRQINAYWRACNYLALGMIYLQDNPLLKEPLKPEHIKNRLLGHWGTSPGLSFIYVHLNRLIKKYDLDVIYIAGPGHGAPGILGPTYLEGTYSEVYPDKSQDEEGMLKFFKQFSFPGGIGSHCTPETPGSIHEGGELGYSLSHAYGAAFDNPDLIVTAVVGDGEAETGPLATAWHSNKFINPIRDGAVLPILHLNGYKIANPTILARISHEELEDLFKGYGYTPYFVEGHDPALVHQLMAATLEKVILEIKKIQTEARTSGVAKRPRWPMIVLRTPKGWTAPAEIDGHKLEGFWRSHQVPITDLTSNPAHMKILENWMKSYKPEELFDEHGSLIPELKKLAPIGSRRISANPVANGGILRKELRMPDFRNNAVEVVKPGAVEMENTKPLGNFLRDIMRNNMNNFRVFGPDETASNRLSAIYEVSEKVWLADMLPEDADGSELSSDGRVMEMLSEHNLFGWLEGYLLSGRHGFLHSYEAFAHVVDSMFNQHAKWLEISKNEVAWRSPISSENILLSSTVWRQDNNGFSHQDPGFIDLVTNKSAEVTRIYLPPDANCLLSVANHCLRSTNYVNVIVADKQKHLQFLSIEEAIAHCTKGIGIWDWASNDHHGQEPDLPDVVMASCGDVVTMEALAATAILRDEFPDLKVRFINVVDLYKLQPDTEHPHGLSDWDFDSLFTTDKPVIFNFHGYPWLIHKLAYRRTNHENIHVRGYKEKGSINTPLELAINNQIDRFNLVIDVIDRVPKLGSAAVYVRERMKNEIISNRNYAHKHGIDRPEIVNWKWPY, encoded by the coding sequence ATGACTATTTCTCCTTCTAAGCCAAAGGTTTCAGTTGTTGAAAACGGTAAATCTGCCACACTTAACACTGAAGAACTACGTCAGATAAATGCTTACTGGCGTGCCTGTAACTATTTAGCTCTAGGCATGATATATTTGCAGGACAATCCACTACTAAAAGAACCCCTCAAGCCCGAACACATCAAGAATCGCCTGTTAGGGCATTGGGGTACAAGTCCCGGTTTGAGCTTTATCTACGTCCATCTGAACCGTTTAATCAAAAAATATGATTTGGATGTGATTTACATCGCAGGCCCCGGTCATGGCGCTCCGGGCATCCTTGGGCCGACATACTTAGAAGGAACCTATTCTGAGGTTTATCCTGATAAGAGCCAGGACGAGGAAGGTATGCTGAAGTTTTTCAAACAGTTCTCCTTTCCTGGTGGAATTGGCAGTCATTGCACACCTGAAACTCCTGGCTCGATTCACGAAGGCGGCGAGTTAGGTTACAGCCTCTCCCACGCTTACGGGGCTGCTTTCGATAACCCGGATTTGATTGTGACAGCAGTTGTTGGTGACGGGGAAGCAGAAACTGGGCCTCTAGCAACAGCTTGGCATTCCAATAAATTTATCAACCCCATTCGGGACGGTGCTGTTTTACCAATCTTGCATTTGAATGGCTACAAGATTGCTAACCCCACCATCTTAGCCCGCATCAGCCATGAGGAACTAGAGGACTTATTCAAAGGCTACGGTTACACACCTTACTTTGTGGAAGGGCATGATCCAGCGCTAGTGCATCAACTGATGGCTGCAACTCTGGAAAAAGTTATTTTGGAAATCAAGAAAATCCAAACCGAAGCCAGGACTTCGGGTGTTGCCAAGCGTCCTCGTTGGCCGATGATTGTCCTTCGCACCCCTAAAGGATGGACTGCGCCGGCAGAAATAGACGGTCATAAATTAGAGGGATTTTGGCGATCGCACCAAGTACCAATCACAGATTTAACTAGTAATCCTGCCCACATGAAGATTCTAGAAAACTGGATGAAAAGTTACAAGCCAGAAGAATTATTTGATGAGCATGGCAGTCTAATTCCCGAACTCAAAAAGCTGGCTCCCATTGGTTCTCGCCGCATCAGTGCCAATCCTGTTGCTAACGGTGGAATTCTGCGTAAAGAATTGCGTATGCCCGACTTCCGCAACAATGCAGTTGAGGTAGTCAAACCCGGTGCTGTTGAGATGGAAAACACGAAGCCTCTAGGGAACTTCCTGCGAGATATCATGCGTAATAACATGAATAATTTCCGCGTATTCGGGCCAGATGAAACCGCCTCCAATCGACTCAGTGCTATCTACGAAGTCAGCGAGAAAGTCTGGTTGGCAGATATGCTCCCTGAAGATGCAGATGGCAGTGAGCTATCTAGCGACGGGCGAGTGATGGAAATGCTCAGTGAACATAACCTGTTCGGCTGGCTGGAAGGCTATCTCTTATCTGGGCGGCATGGTTTCTTACATAGTTATGAAGCTTTTGCTCACGTTGTTGACTCTATGTTTAACCAGCACGCCAAATGGCTAGAAATCAGCAAAAATGAAGTTGCTTGGCGATCGCCGATTTCTTCTGAGAATATCTTACTATCCTCTACTGTTTGGCGACAAGACAATAACGGTTTTAGCCATCAAGATCCAGGATTCATAGATTTGGTTACTAATAAGAGTGCTGAAGTTACCCGGATTTATCTACCTCCCGACGCTAACTGTCTACTTTCTGTAGCTAATCATTGCCTACGTAGCACCAATTACGTCAACGTCATCGTTGCAGATAAGCAAAAACACCTCCAGTTTCTCAGCATAGAAGAAGCGATCGCACATTGCACTAAAGGCATCGGCATTTGGGACTGGGCAAGCAATGACCATCATGGGCAAGAACCCGATCTTCCCGATGTCGTCATGGCATCTTGCGGAGATGTTGTGACTATGGAAGCCTTAGCTGCAACTGCCATCTTAAGAGATGAGTTCCCCGATCTTAAGGTGCGGTTTATTAATGTTGTTGACTTGTACAAATTGCAACCAGATACAGAACATCCACATGGATTATCAGACTGGGATTTCGATAGTCTTTTTACCACAGATAAGCCTGTTATTTTCAACTTCCACGGCTATCCCTGGCTGATTCACAAACTTGCTTACCGTCGCACTAATCATGAAAATATTCATGTGCGCGGTTACAAGGAAAAGGGCAGCATTAACACACCACTTGAGTTAGCCATCAACAACCAAATTGATCGGTTCAATCTGGTGATTGATGTGATTGATCGGGTTCCGAAGTTGGGTTCTGCTGCTGTCTATGTTAGAGAGCGGATGAAAAACGAAATTATTAGCAACCGGAATTATGCTCACAAGCACGGTATTGATCGGCCGGAAATCGTCAACTGGAAGTGGCCTTACTAG
- a CDS encoding class I fructose-bisphosphate aldolase encodes MSTQQLVATAKAMVAPGKGILAIDESNNTCNKRFEKLGIAPTEENRRTYRELLLTTPGLGNYINGAILYDETIRQTTKDGTPFVKVMNDAGILVGIKVDTGVKGLPNHPDEKITQGLDDLSNRIAEYVKIGARFAKWRAVLTIGKEIPSRDCIEANAQALARYALLCQQGGLVPIVEPEVLMDGDHTIKRCYFVTKEVLGTVFDQLHLQGVVLEQMILKPNMVISGKDCKEQASVPEVAEATVKCLLNVVPTAVQGVAFLSGGQNNELATAHLNEMHVRFGSKLPWPLTFSFGRAIQQPALELWKVQDANVKAAQSALLHRAKCNAAASLGIYTQEMERSIELALAGYRALRSQLSSQD; translated from the coding sequence ATGAGTACACAACAACTTGTCGCTACTGCTAAAGCGATGGTTGCTCCTGGTAAAGGCATCTTGGCTATAGATGAGAGCAACAATACTTGTAATAAGCGCTTTGAGAAGCTGGGAATCGCGCCAACTGAGGAAAATCGCCGCACTTACCGAGAGTTGCTTTTAACTACTCCTGGTTTGGGTAACTATATCAATGGCGCTATTTTATATGATGAAACAATCCGCCAAACTACAAAAGATGGAACGCCTTTTGTCAAAGTGATGAACGATGCGGGGATTCTTGTCGGCATTAAGGTTGACACTGGTGTGAAAGGTTTACCAAATCACCCTGATGAAAAAATTACACAAGGTCTAGATGATTTGAGTAATCGCATTGCCGAATATGTCAAAATAGGGGCGCGTTTTGCTAAATGGCGGGCTGTCCTCACTATTGGCAAGGAAATTCCTAGTCGTGATTGTATAGAGGCCAACGCCCAGGCGTTAGCTCGCTATGCACTGCTTTGTCAACAAGGTGGACTTGTTCCCATTGTCGAACCTGAAGTTTTGATGGATGGCGACCATACTATTAAACGTTGCTATTTTGTAACTAAGGAAGTCTTAGGAACTGTCTTTGATCAACTCCACTTGCAAGGGGTAGTTTTGGAGCAAATGATCCTCAAGCCCAACATGGTAATTTCCGGCAAAGATTGTAAAGAGCAAGCCAGTGTCCCCGAAGTCGCAGAAGCTACGGTGAAATGCCTGTTGAATGTGGTTCCTACTGCCGTACAAGGTGTAGCATTTTTGTCGGGTGGTCAAAACAATGAATTGGCAACTGCCCATCTTAATGAGATGCACGTCCGGTTTGGCTCAAAATTGCCTTGGCCATTGACTTTCTCTTTCGGTCGTGCTATTCAGCAACCAGCATTAGAACTGTGGAAAGTACAAGATGCCAATGTGAAAGCGGCACAAAGTGCTTTGCTGCATCGAGCAAAGTGTAACGCTGCTGCTAGCCTTGGTATATACACTCAGGAGATGGAAAGGAGTATAGAGCTAGCATTAGCTGGCTATAGAGCTTTACGGTCACAATTGTCTAGTCAGGACTAA